The sequence GCCACTCCCATTTTCCCGGAGCTAGGATTGGAAATGTACCGAACCGGATCAATGTGTTCACGTGTTGGTCCGGCGGTAACTAAAACTTTTTTTCCTTCTAATGGACCTTTGACTGAACCAATGATCTCCGAAGATTTCTTGAGAATTTGGTCTATTTCAGGAAGTCGTCCTTTCCCTTCCAACCCACTGGCTAAATATCCGCTTTCTGGTTCTAAAGTATGGTATCCGTGCTTCCCGACTTTCTCCAAGTTTTCTGAAACTCCCGGCGATTCATACATCTCGCCATCCATAGTCGGGCAAATCAGCAGGGGACACCTGGCTGCGAGAACAGTGCTTGTAAGCATGTTATCAGAAATGCCGTTGGAAATCTTGGAGAGCGTATTCGCGGTACAGGGAGCAACTACAAAAAGATCAGCCCATTCTCCCCAGTTGATGTGTCGGGTCCAATCGCCGGATTTGCCTTGTTCTGGGAAGATATCTACTGCTACTTCATGACCGGAAAGGGAAGCAAAAGTTTCTAAACCAACAAAGCGGGTGGCCGAGGGTGTCATGGTGACACGGACTTCAGCTCCCGCTTTTTGAAATTCTCTTAGTAAAAAAGCAGCTTTATAAGCTGCAATTCCTCCGGTAACACCAAGAATGATGCGCTTACCGGAGAGCATAATTAATCCTCTTCTTTCTCAGGATGTCGGTAATAGATTAAATCTTCCTGCATCTCCACAATAGAACGCTGTGTAGCGTGTGGAAGTTTTTCGAATGCTTTGGAGATATTCTCCTGCTCTTCGTTGAAAGAGAACTCATCTTCTTCTTCAAATCCTTCGAAATACTGGAGTTTTTCGTCCAGCTCTAATTTTTCCTGAGCAGCAATCTGTCGGGCTCTTTTAGAAAGGATTACAAGCAACTCATATTTGTTACCTGTTTTGAATTTAAGCTTCTCAATGTCTAATGTTTGGACTGACATATGTTCAATTTTGATTCATGAATTTGAGAACAGCTTTTTTTACTTCATCGTAAGCTGTATCCAAATCGTCATTAATAATAACCTGATCAAATCGATCAGCGTAAGTAAGTTCTTTTCTTGCCCGTTCTAAACGGAGTGCAAGGGTTTCATCGTCTTCTGTGCCACGGTCAATAAGCCGTTGCTTTAAAACCTCGATGGAAGGTGGCTTGATAAATAAGCTGAGGCATTCATCGCCATAAATCTTGTTAATATTTACAGCACCTTTTACTTCGATATCAAGCAGAACAAAATAGCCTGAATTTAGTTTTTTATCAACTTCTGAACGCAAGGTGCCATATTTCTTTCCACCATAGAATTCTTCCCATTCCAGAAAAGCTCCATCAGCGACTTTTCTTTCAAAATCATCGTTTGAGAGGAAGTAATAGTGCTTTTTGTCAATTTCACCTTCTCTCGGCGGACGAGTAGTAGCTGAAACAGAAAACTTCAGGTCTTCGAAATCCTTAAAAAGTCTGCGCGCCAGGGTAGTTTTACCACTTCCGCTGGGTGCCACAAGTATGATGACTTTACCTTTTTTCATAATAGTAGTGAGATGTGAGTAGTGAGATTTGAGATTCAAGTTCTCTCAAATCTCACTACTCAATACTAAAATCTATTTACTCGACATTTTGTACTTGTTCGCGGATTTGCTCCAGGGCTTCTTTGCATTTAACTACGTATTGAGCAATTTCAGAATTATTTGCTTTGGAGCCGATGGTATTTAACTCGCGATTAATTTCCTGGGTAAGGAAATTGAGTCGGCGGCCGGCCGGTTCGGGTTGATCGACCGCTTCAATAAAGAACTTAAGGTGTGATCGAAGGCGTACAATTTCCTCCGTGACATCCATCTTATCCACAAGAACGGCAACTTCAAGCTCTAACCGTTCGGGATCAATTTTATCTTCTTCAATCAGATTATTGATGCGTTCGAGTAGTTTATCCCGAGCATCTTCGGCACGTCCGGCAGTTTCTTTGGTAATGATTTCTAGATTGTCTTCAATAAATTCAATTCGGTCAACCAAATCATTTTTCAGCTGTGATCCTTCCTGAGTCCGCATTTTCAGCAGAGACTCAACGGCTTGTTGCAATGCTTTTTCAGCAACATTCCATTTTTGCTCTATGGTTTCCTCATCCTCTTCTTCATTGATGAAGACATCGTTAAATTGAGTGATATCTTTAATCGTAATCGGATCAGAAATTCCGGCGGCTTCTCTGAGGTTGTTCAGGATTTTAGAATATCCTTTAACCTTTTTTTCATCAATCCGCATTGCTGGTTCACCGGTTTCAGATTCAGAAATATAAACAGTGATATTTAGCTTACCACGGTTAACCGTTTTTTGGACGAGCTCTTTCACTTCCAGTTCCTTGTCCTGAAGACGTTGAGGAAGTCGAATGCTAAGGTCAAGATAGCGGCTATTAAGTGATTTGATTTCAACCGTAGACGTGATGCCATTTTCAGAAGCTTCGCCACGCCCAAAGCCGGTCATTGATATAATCATGATAATCTTGATGATGAAAATTGAGCGAGAAAATACAAAAGTATATCCCCTTTAAAAACTTTGGGATTCTGTCAGGAATCACTTTAATAAAACTCATGAATGATAGAAGACTTTTATTATCTTCACAGCCATTCAATTACGCATATGACGATTCTCGGAATTTCAGCTTTTTATCACGACTCCGCCGCATGTATCATTCGGGATGGCAAGGTTCTAGCCGCTGCACAAGAGGAGCGATTCACCCGTAAAAAGCAAGACGAGTCTTTTCCAAGCAATGCCGTTAAGTACTGTCTTGACTTTGCAGGAGTTACGATCGACGAATTGGATGCTCTCGCGTTCTATGATAAGCCCCTGCTGAAGTTTGAACGCCTGTTGGAAACCTATCTCTCATTTGCTCCAAAGGGGGTAAGGTCTTTCATAGCTGCAATGCCTGTTTGGCTGAAAGAGAAGATGTTCATGAAGCGGGTAATGCACGAAGAGCTCGCTAAAATCGGGGAATACGACAAAAGTAAATTAAAGCTGCTATTCCCGGAGCACCACCTTAGCCATGCAGCAAGTGCATTTTATCCTTCACCTTTCGAAGAAGCCGCAATTCTCACTGTCGATGGCGTGGGAGAGTGGGCAACGGCTTCAATCTGTTCGGCAAAAGGAACAGAAATAACGATTCAGCGGGAACTGAGTTTTCCGCATTCGCTGGGTCTCCTGTATTCTGCTTTCACCTATTATTTAGGTTTTCGAGTGAATTCAGGTGAGTATAAACTGATGGGATTGGCTCCGTACGGTAACCCAAAATCCAAGAATCTGGATGATTATATCTCCAAAATTAAAACTGAGCTCATCGAAGTAAATGAAGATGGTTCGATTTACCTGAATCAGGATTACTTTAGTTATGCGACCGGCCTCAGGATGGTGAAGGACAAAAAGTGGGAGCAGTTATTCGGTTTCTCTAGAAGGGAAGATGAAGCTGAACTTCAGCAACATGAAGCTGACCTTGCATTGGCCATTCAGAAGGTGACGGAAGAAGTGGTACTTAAAATGGCGAAAGAGGCTCAAAGACTTACCGGGTCTAAAAATTTATGTCTTGCCGGTGGTGTTGCCTTAAATTGTGTGGCGAATGGTGTGATTCAGAACGAGGGTATTTTTGATGAAATTTATATTCAGCCCGCGGCAGGTGACGCTGGTGGTTCCGTTGGTGCTGCTCTTGCTGCTCACCATATTTATTTTGGAAATGACCGGAAGCCGGAGAAACCGGATGCTATGCAAGGTTCATACCTTGGGCCTGAATTCCATGAGTTTGAAATCCTGCAACAGCTCAAAAAATATAAACCGGTTTATGAAAAGCTGGATGAATCCGAATTGTATCCTAAAGTTTCCGGCTGGCTGGATGAGGGGAATGTAGTTGGCTGGTTTCAGGGTCGGATGGAGTTTGGCCCCAGAGCTTTAGGTGGTCGTTCAATTTTGGGTGATCCCCGAAATCCCGATATGCAGAAAAAGCTTAACCTGAAAATTAAATACCGGGAGTCATTCCGGCCTTTTGCGCCATCCGTTTTAGCAGAAGATGCGGAGCAGTATTTTAAGATGAAATCAGATTCTCCGTATATGCTTTTGGTTCAGGAAGTGAAAGAGGATCATCTTAAGGAATTGCCTGAGAACTATCATTCGATGCCTCTTCGCGAAAAGCTGGCTTATGAGCGTTCAACCTTTCCGGCTATTACCCACATAGATTTTTCAGCACGAATCCAAACGGTTCACAAAGAAACAAATCCCAGGTATTGGAAGCTTTTGAATGCCTTCAAAGAAAAAACCGGGGTTGGGATGGTCGTTAATACCAGTTTTAATGTACGTGGTGAGCCCATTGTTTGTAGTCCGGATGACGCCTACAAATGTTTTATGAATACAGAAATGGATTATCTGGTTATTGGTGAGTATGTTTTTGCCAAGGAAAGTCAGCCTGAGTGGAAGAAAAAAATTACGTTTGATAAAGACTGACGTGCTGGTAGTATTGGTTCCGACGCGGAGCGTGCGGAACCAGAGCCTGATATTAATTGGCCCGCCTCGCTCGTGACGCTCTGCGTCGGAGCGAATAGTGGCAAGAAAAAATAATGAAACGAGATAGATGGAAACACTGAAAGATTTATGGAACTTCATGAAGCAACGGAAGAAATTCTGGTTAGCGCCGGTAATCGTTGTACTTCTATTGTTAGGCTTCTTAATCGTGATTGGAGGCGGTTCATCCATCGCACCATTTATTTATACCCTCTTTTAAGATGTTAGAACCTCGCTCACTGGAGTTTATCGAAGATGACCCGGCAACACCAAAAACGCAGTTGGTGATTGTAACCGGGTTATTGGTATTTGCGGCTTTTTTCCAGAGCGATACCCTTGTTTATATATCGCTATTAGTGGGGTTGGGATCTTTTATCCCTGCTGTTGGCAATCGAATAGTTTGGGCTTGGTATAAGCTGGCGGAGGTTTTGGGCTGGTTTAACTCAAGGGTTTTGCTTTCCCTTGTTTACTACCTGATCGTAACTCCAATCGCCTTACTGTTTCGTTTATTTGGAAACGACCCCTTGCTCCTTAAAGACAAAAAGGGAAGCATGTTTAACTTCAGAGAGCACACCTATACTAAAGAAGACTTAGAAAACCCTTGGTAATATTAGTGATAGGAATTTAGGCTTCTTCCACCAATTCAAGGCTTACTGCATTCATGCAATAGCGTAATCCGCTGGGTTCGGGGCCGTCTGGAAAAACATGACCAAGGTGGGCATCACAAACATTGCAAAGTGCCTCAATGCGTACCATTCCATGAGAGGTATCCATCTCATACTTTACGGCATTTTCCTTAACAGGCTGTGTAAATGAAGGCCAGCCGGAACTGCTTTCGAACTTCTCATTCCCATCAAAAAGCTCAGTGCCACAGCAAGTGCACGCATACAAGCCGGGATCAAAACGGTAGCACATATCACTGGACCCAGGGCGTTCGGTACCTTTTAATCGGGTGATGGCAAACTGCTCTTCAGTCAGCTGTTCTTTCCATTCATCTTTAGATTTTGAAACGGTACGTGGTGGTTCAGGATTACCGTTTTTTGCAAATTCTTTGAGATCTTTCCAGGTAAGCATTTCTGTGCTTTAGATTATTATTTGTGATTTTTGATCTGTTTATCAAAAGCTATGAAGCTTTATTTCCGTTCCATGTAGAGGCTTAGAAAATGATTAATCATACCTCAACAAACCAAAGAGTAATTCAAATTGATTTTTTTTTAAAAGTCCTTTTTAGGAAGCCTATTAAAATTTCTAGTTAGAAGACTCTATTTACTTCAACAAATCAAAAATCTTGCCGGCAAACGCTTTGGCTGCTTCGGGCGATTTCCCTTCTGAATAAATACGAATGATCGGTTCGGTGTTTGATTTCCGCAGGTGAACCCAACCTTCCGCAAAATCAATCTTTACGCCATCAATAGTGTTTGGCTTCAAACTTGAGAAATGCTCTTTTACCATTTCCAGCACTTCATCAGCATCTTTGCCCAATTCATCCAGCTGAATTTTGTTCTTGCTCATGTAATAATCAGGTAGGGTAGCGCGGTATTCTGAGGAACTCATTCCTTTTTCGGCTAATAATTGCAGGATGATTGCAATACCGGCTAAAGCATCACGGCCATAATGAAGGTCAGGGCAAATCACGCCACCATTTCCTTCTCCGCCAATCACCGCATTTTGTTCCTGCATCACTTTCACAACATTGATCTCACCAACAGCAGAGCGATAACAGGTTTGGCCATATTCCCTTGCTACATCATCTGAAACTCGCGAGGAAGATAGGTTCGTAGCACAAGCACCGGGATGTTTAGAAAGAATGAAATCAAATGCTGCGGCCTGTGTGTATTCTTCACCAAAAAGCTTGCCGGTATCATCTACTAATGCCAGACGGTCGGCATCGGGGTCGGTAACCACGCCTAAATCAACTTTACTCTCTTTCACCAAATCACATATTTCGGTGAGATGCTCAGGGAGAGGCTCGGGGTTATGCGGAAACAAACCATTGGGAGTGCAGTGAATTTTATGCACAGATTTTACTCCGAGCCGATCCAATAGTTGTGGAATAGCTTCGGAACCGGCACCGTTAACGGCATCTACAGCAACGGAGAAATTCTTAGCCGCTATTTCGTCTGCGTTAATATAAGGGAGCGCCAAAATCTTGTCGATGTGATGATCAAGCAGTTGATCGTCTTCACGAATCACTCCAATTTTATCATAAGGCTGATATTCAAAGGCTTCGCTTTCTGAAATTCGGATCACCTCATTACCCTGATCGGCATCCAAAAACTCACTTTTGTTATTCAGGAGCTTCAGGGCATTCCATTGCGCGGGATTGTGACTGGCAGAGATTATAATTCCACCGGCCGCTTTATGTTTTAAAACGCCCATAGCAACCGTTGGGGTAGGCACGATGCCGACTTTAATCACATCACAGCCAACACTGGCTAATGTTGCTGCAATAATGTCTTCGCATATTTTGCCTGTCACTCGGGAATCACGGCCTAAAACTACCGTTCCTCCTTTTAGCCAGGTTCCATAAGCAGCTGTAAAGCGGGTTAAATTTTGTGGGGTGAGGTCGGTTCCGAAAATGCCCCGGATGCCCGATACTGAGATCATTAAAGCCATTTATCTAATTTCTTTTTGAATTTATAATTCCATTGAGTTGCCGTATCCATTGTTGTATACCCGGATAATTAGGACTTTTATCAGCAACCTGATTTGCTATTTCCAGCGCCTTTTCAAATTCTTGATTTGTTCCGTAGGCACCGGATAAGTTATACAACATTTGAGTGTCATCAGGATTTAATTGTCGTGATTCCTCAAGAAGTTTAATCGCAGATTCTGCATTCCCCTTTTGCAATTCTATTGACCCTAACATTTTAGTCGTGAAAGATTCTCTGGGTGCCAGTTCGTAGGCTTTTCTTAAAAAGGGTTCGGCTTCGTCAAAACGATTTCTATCGAGATAAAGCCGGGCTGCAAATACATAAGGAGAGTCATTCCAAGGCTGATTGCGGATCAAGCCATAATATTCAAGAAGTGACTTCTCAATCTGATCGGTTTGTTCGTAATATCTGGCGAGCTTCACCTTTGAAGCATCCCAGCGTTCTTTTTTATGAACCACTCCAAAAGCAAGACTGTCGACAATCCCTTCCGGATCATAGTCAAACTGGTAAGGTCTGGGCTGATTTTCAATAACAAAAGGGAAGCCCTGCTTTAAGGTTCTTAACCTATGATGGACGATGCGGTAGTCAAAATCACTCAAATGCATCTCATCAAAATAATCATCGTAATCGATTTCATCTGCGTTTATAACTGCTTCATCTTCTAAATCTGAAAGCAGTGATTCAGCAAAAACTTTCCCCATTAAAAAGTAACCGGAGTGGTTGGGGTGAAGGTGTTCAAGCATCAGGTTGTTGCCAATGATTCCATCCGGTGAAGCACTTTCATAGGCTTGATGTGTTTCTACAAGCTGAACGTTTGGGAAATCTTTGGGTAAGGATTCTATAATTTCATTGATGCCTGCAGGTGCTCGAAATTTCAAACCATCGAGGTCTTTGGCGTATTCGAATTGTTCTTTGGCAGAAGCAGTGTCGCCGGAAGTATAGGCCTGCTGAGCCTGACTAAAAATTTCATTGGCGGCCGGGAGCTCATCATCCTGGATAGACACAAAAGGCTGCTGGTCTTTAACATTACTGGCAATGGTAGAGATGTAAACAGGAATACCCTCTGCTTCAAGTTTTTTAATGATCGCTTCCATATTGCTGCGAAACTGAATCATCGCTAATTCATACTTTGGGCCATTCAGCTCAATAGCCTGATCACTGATGATACGCTCCATCAAAGTGCCTGTTACCGGGGCTTCACTACTTCCCAAGCTGGACAACCATTGGCCTGAACTCACAATCATTTCACGCAAAAACATAAAGGTCTTAAACCGCTGTAGTTTTAAATAAAAGCGGACGAATCCGGGAAATCCGCCCAGATTCTCATTCGAGCCGACTCCAAGAGCTCCGTAGAATTCGTTGTGGCCCGCATAAATCATAATGGCATCAGGCTGATGCTCAAGAATTTCATCTACCTGATCAAAAAGAGTATAGCTGCTAATGGCGGAGGTCGCCACATTAACAATTTCCACATTTCGGGAGGGCATTGCATCGCTTAGGACGTCATCAACCACACGTGAAAAAGTACCGTTATAACCGAAGGGGTAACCGGCAGCACTGGAACCTCCAAGAGCAAAGACCCGGTACGCATTTTCAGGTTTGGTTTGCAGGAAAACGTCGGATGAAGGATTTGGAATGGTTTTAGTATAAAAGAAATAGCGAGCCGCAAAATTTGGATTGGGCATGTAATATTCATCGGTAGGAATTTCAGGATCGATAAATAACTCAGTATTGCCCATGTAATTCACGCTTCGAAGCACGACTTCTAAAATCACGAAGAACAGAATGGGAATGGAAACGGTGATCGCGTAAAAAGCCGCCTTCTTCTTGAAAGGTAAAGGCTCACTTAATTCATTTATATAAGTCTGAACTTCTTCAACATCCTGGTTGAGGTCATCCGCAATCTCGGCAGCACTTTTCTTTTGGTGATGCTTCTTTATGTAAGCTTTGGCTTTATTACTTAGAGACATGCTTATTTTTCCGGAATCCAGGTTTTCTCTTCCGTGCCGGCCTGACTGTTTTCGTAGCGGGCCAGTACAAATAGAAAATCAGAAAGGCGATTGATATACATAATTGCTACTTCAGAAATTTCCTCCTCATGTCGGCACTCAACGGTTATGCGTTCAGCTCTGCGACAAACCGTACGGGCAAAATGTAAAGTTGCTCCGGCTTGTGCTCCGCCCGGTAAAATGAAATTCTTGAGCGGCTCCAGTGTTTCTTCCATGTCATCGATGGCAGTTTCAAGAAATTTCACCTCACTTTCCCCAATTCGATTAATGCGTACTTCTTTCGTTTGTGGAGTGGCTAAATCAGCTCCAAGCACAAAAAGTTGCTGCTGTACAGTTTCAAGCAGTTCAGCTCCCTTTTTTGATATGCCAAATGATGTTGCCATTCCAAGGATGGAATTCAATTCATCTACGGTTCCGTACGAGTCAATCCGTTTTGAGCTTTTTGAAACCCGCTGTCCGCCAAATAGTGATGTATTACCGCTGTCGCCTTTCTTGGTATAAATTTTCATGACTTCCTTTTTTTAGAAAATAGGGGTTTGATAACTAAGATTCTTAGTCGGCTATAAAATGCTCTTCAAGTTTTTTGAACGTAATATTTAAGTGCTCCAATCCTTCCACTTCTCTTTCAAAATAAAGGGCTGATTTCTTGGGGCAAGCCACTTTTAAGGTGATACTTTCCAAATATTCTGATTCTAAAATCTCCAGATCGTAGTCATTTTTCAGTTTTTGAATGGTATTCTCTTCCGGATAGGGATAGTTGATTTCAAAGAGTTGTACCGGTTTAATAGAAACTAAAGATGCTTTTTCTAAACATGACTGAGCTCCCAAGCCATATGCTTCAATTAGTCCCGATTTACCGAGCTTGGTTCCGCCGTAATAGCGAACGACGACAACCCCGGCATTCACCACTTCAAAAGATTTAAGCTGATTTAGGATAGGGAGTCCGGCTGAACCGGAAGGCTCGCCATCATCTGAACTGAACTCTTTAGGTTGAGCCGGGTTGATTCGCCAGCCATAGCAATGGTGGGTAGCATCCGGGTATTTCGATTTGAGCTTATCAAGTTCGGCAGCAAAAGCTTCTTCTGAGTCAGCCGGGAATAAATAGCCGAGAAACTTCGATCCTCGCTCACGAAAACTGCTTTCGTATGATTTTTTTATGGTAAACATGAAATCCTATTTAGAGGAAAACAAAGGTAGCAGGAGTAGCGACTAAAATCATATTTGTTAAAAAAGATTCTTCCCGGCCACTTCACATCAAGCCAAACGAATGCGCTAATTGGTATTAGAGAAATTGTGTTGCAAGGTCTAAGCTATTTAGAAGGAATCTGCCTTGTTATTCAGAGCGGAAAAAGCGATTTTCACGGCGCAGTGGAAACAATCCTGATTTTCAATATAATCTGAAACTAACAGGGTTTGAAAGCTGTTTTTGATAACACAATTTGAAATTATCTAAGACGTAAGTACATGCCTTCTCTTAAAAAAGCACTGAATTCTCAGGTAGGCCGAAAAATAATGACCGGTATCACTGGTATTGGTCTTATGATTTTCTTAATCGGTCACCTGGGTGGTAACCTGACAATTTTTGGAGGCCCGGAAGCTTTCAATGTTTACACTTACACTCTCGAAAGTCTGGGACCTCTTCTATATGTAATTGAAGCTGGTTTAGTTTTCTTCTTTTTGTATCACGCTATTTTAGGTATTTCAATTTGGCGTCAGCGTAAGAAAGCCCGAAAAGAAGGGTATGACAGATATCAAACTAAAGGCGGGCCGAGTCATCAGTCCCTGGCTTCTAAAAGTATGATCTGGACGGGGACTATAATCCTGGTGTTTTTAGTATTTCACATCATGCACTTCAAATATGGACTTTTCAGCCCTGATGAAGGCACCACTATTCTAGAATCAGCAGGCGGAGTTGAAGGCAGAGACTTACGAGCTTTAATTATTGCTGAGTTCCAAAAGCCGTTAATCGTATTTGGATACATTGCGGTTTTAGCAATGGTCATATTGCATCTGTCACATGGTGCATGGAGTGCATTCACTTCCTTGGGAATGAAGCATAATGATACTTCTAAGAAAGTTCAGATCGGAGCTTACATCTTTGCAATCGTGTTGATGTTGGGCTTCATTTTTATCCCGCTGTACATTTTCCTTACCGGCGGACAGGGTTCACTAATCGCATACTAAGAGATTAAAGATTTAAGACTATAGATTTAGGATTATGAAATTAGATTCAAAAGTACCAGGCGGACCGTTAGAAGAGAAGTGGGATAAGCACATCAAAGATATCAAATTGGTGGCCCCAAATAACAAGCGGAAATACGAAGTTATTGTAGTCGGTACCGGACTAGCCGGTGGAGCTGCTGCAGCCAGTTTTGCAGAGCTTGGTTATAATGTAAGAAGCTTCTGTATACAGGATTCAGCCCGGCGTGCGCACAGTATTGCAGCTCAGGGTGGGATCAACGCAGCTAAAAACTATCCGAATGATGGAGATAGTATTTGGCGCCTTTTCTACGATACGATCAAAGGCGGTGACTATCGCTCAAGAGAGGCGAATGTATATCGACTGTCTCAAGTCTCAAACGAAATTATTGACCAAGCTGTAGCTCAGGGTGTGCCCTTTGCTCGTGAGTATAGTGGATTGCTAGCCAATCGTTCTTTTGGTGGAGCTCAGGTATCGAGAACTTTTTATGCACGTGGACAAACAGGTCAGCAGCTTCTTTTAGGTGCTTACCAAGCCATGATGCGACAGGTTCACAATGGGAATATCAAATACCATCCGCGCCACGAGATGCTGGATGTGGTTGTGATTGACGGCGAAGCTCGAGGAATTATAACTCGTGACTTAGTTTCCGGTGAGCTGAATCGCTGGGAGGCAGATGCCGTAGTTCTAGCAACAGGCGGTTATGGAAACGTATTTTATCTTTCCACGAATGCTAAAAATTCAAACGTAACGGCTGCCTGGCGAGCTCACAAACGTGGAGCTGCTTTTGCAAATCCTTGTTATGTGCAGGTTCACCCAACTTGTATTCCGGTTTCCGGTGACTATCAATCCAAGCTGACACTTATGAGTGAAAGTTTGAGAAATGATGGTCGTGTGTGGGTTCCGAAGAAAAAAGGGGATGACCGACATCCGAATGATATTCCCGAAGAGGAAAGATATTATTATCTCGAGGAGCGTTACCCAAGTTTTGGTAACCTGGTACCGCGTGATGTGGCATCCAGAAATGCTAAAAATGTTTGTGATGACGGACTTGGAGTGGGAGAAACAGGCTTAGCTGTTTATCTCGATTTCCGGGATGCGATTAAGCGTGACGGAAAAGAATCTATTGAATCCCGCTACGGAAACCTCTTTGAGATGTATGAGAACATCGCCGGAGAGAATCCTTACGAACAACCAATGAAGATATTTCCGGCTGTTCATTATACAATGGGCGGTCTTTGGGTTGATTACAATCTCCAGACATCTATTCCGGGACTTTTTGCGGCCGGAGAAGCAAACTTTTCTGATCATGGAGCAAACCGGCTTGGAGCAAGTGCTTTGATGCAAGGTCTTTCTGACGGTTACTTTGTATTGCCATACACCATCGGAAATTATCTGGCTGATAAAGAGCCGGGTAAACGCTATGGAACTGATCATGAAGAATTTGCCAAAGTTGAGAATGAAGCTCAATCTCAAATTGACAAGCTTCTGAATGTGAATGGAAACAAGACTATTGTTCAGTTTCACAGAGAACTTGGCAAGATTGTTTGGGACCGTATTGGTATAGCACGAAACGAAGAAGGATTGAAATCAGCAATCGAGGATATTCGTGCTCTCAGAGAAGAATTCTGGGAGAATGTATACGTACCGGGTGAGAAAAATAATTATAACAAGTATCTCGAATTTGCGGGACGTGTTGCCGATTTCTTCGAACTTGCTGAGTTGATGGCAGTTGATGCCCTCGACCGTGAAGAATCTGCTGGTTGTCACCTCAGAGAAGAGTATCAAACAGAAGAAGGAGAAGCCTTAAGGAATGATGAAGATTATTCCTACGTAGCAGCTTGGGAATACAAAGGTGTTAACGGTAAGCTGGAAGAAACCCTTCACAAAGAAAATCTTGAATTTGAATTCGTTGAGCTAAAACAACGTAGTTACAAATAAGGAAGACATTATGAGCAAAGAAATGACTATTCATTTAAAATACTGGAAACAAGATGGGCCGCAGGCTCA comes from Balneola sp. and encodes:
- the coaBC gene encoding bifunctional phosphopantothenoylcysteine decarboxylase/phosphopantothenate--cysteine ligase CoaBC, which produces MLSGKRIILGVTGGIAAYKAAFLLREFQKAGAEVRVTMTPSATRFVGLETFASLSGHEVAVDIFPEQGKSGDWTRHINWGEWADLFVVAPCTANTLSKISNGISDNMLTSTVLAARCPLLICPTMDGEMYESPGVSENLEKVGKHGYHTLEPESGYLASGLEGKGRLPEIDQILKKSSEIIGSVKGPLEGKKVLVTAGPTREHIDPVRYISNPSSGKMGVAMAQAAQNLGADVTLIHGPLSVSKPEGIHTVSITSTADLFEAVKKYKESDVIIMAAAVSDFTPTEVHDNKVKKSKGESEIKLKQTQDILAWLGAHKKEGQTLIGFAMETENLIENATSKLNKKNADFIIANSLSEAGSGFESDTNTVHLLGKDSDQKFQGPKKDIAIEILNTIFRVD
- a CDS encoding DNA-directed RNA polymerase subunit omega, whose amino-acid sequence is MSVQTLDIEKLKFKTGNKYELLVILSKRARQIAAQEKLELDEKLQYFEGFEEEDEFSFNEEQENISKAFEKLPHATQRSIVEMQEDLIYYRHPEKEED
- a CDS encoding guanylate kinase codes for the protein MKKGKVIILVAPSGSGKTTLARRLFKDFEDLKFSVSATTRPPREGEIDKKHYYFLSNDDFERKVADGAFLEWEEFYGGKKYGTLRSEVDKKLNSGYFVLLDIEVKGAVNINKIYGDECLSLFIKPPSIEVLKQRLIDRGTEDDETLALRLERARKELTYADRFDQVIINDDLDTAYDEVKKAVLKFMNQN
- a CDS encoding YicC family protein; translated protein: MTGFGRGEASENGITSTVEIKSLNSRYLDLSIRLPQRLQDKELEVKELVQKTVNRGKLNITVYISESETGEPAMRIDEKKVKGYSKILNNLREAAGISDPITIKDITQFNDVFINEEEDEETIEQKWNVAEKALQQAVESLLKMRTQEGSQLKNDLVDRIEFIEDNLEIITKETAGRAEDARDKLLERINNLIEEDKIDPERLELEVAVLVDKMDVTEEIVRLRSHLKFFIEAVDQPEPAGRRLNFLTQEINRELNTIGSKANNSEIAQYVVKCKEALEQIREQVQNVE
- the msrB gene encoding peptide-methionine (R)-S-oxide reductase, yielding MLTWKDLKEFAKNGNPEPPRTVSKSKDEWKEQLTEEQFAITRLKGTERPGSSDMCYRFDPGLYACTCCGTELFDGNEKFESSSGWPSFTQPVKENAVKYEMDTSHGMVRIEALCNVCDAHLGHVFPDGPEPSGLRYCMNAVSLELVEEA
- the glmM gene encoding phosphoglucosamine mutase; the encoded protein is MALMISVSGIRGIFGTDLTPQNLTRFTAAYGTWLKGGTVVLGRDSRVTGKICEDIIAATLASVGCDVIKVGIVPTPTVAMGVLKHKAAGGIIISASHNPAQWNALKLLNNKSEFLDADQGNEVIRISESEAFEYQPYDKIGVIREDDQLLDHHIDKILALPYINADEIAAKNFSVAVDAVNGAGSEAIPQLLDRLGVKSVHKIHCTPNGLFPHNPEPLPEHLTEICDLVKESKVDLGVVTDPDADRLALVDDTGKLFGEEYTQAAAFDFILSKHPGACATNLSSSRVSDDVAREYGQTCYRSAVGEINVVKVMQEQNAVIGGEGNGGVICPDLHYGRDALAGIAIILQLLAEKGMSSSEYRATLPDYYMSKNKIQLDELGKDADEVLEMVKEHFSSLKPNTIDGVKIDFAEGWVHLRKSNTEPIIRIYSEGKSPEAAKAFAGKIFDLLK
- a CDS encoding ATP:cob(I)alamin adenosyltransferase, giving the protein MKIYTKKGDSGNTSLFGGQRVSKSSKRIDSYGTVDELNSILGMATSFGISKKGAELLETVQQQLFVLGADLATPQTKEVRINRIGESEVKFLETAIDDMEETLEPLKNFILPGGAQAGATLHFARTVCRRAERITVECRHEEEISEVAIMYINRLSDFLFVLARYENSQAGTEEKTWIPEK